The Saccharopolyspora gloriosae genome window below encodes:
- a CDS encoding TetR family transcriptional regulator C-terminal domain-containing protein, whose translation MTSESAPAGHNADSGPAALRARVREVVAGYPHSHRAFADRIGLDATKLSKSLTGVRRFTPVELTRIAEIGQVTVNWLINGRDDAETVAAAPRRAARPPERTGGDRYQQILDAAWELIAERGFHAVRVADIAEACGVSAAAIHYHFPGRDDLLTEALRHSVRQAFDRQVAELHSIDDAHQRLLRLVELQLPESPGLRREWSIWLQVWNESALRPELRGLHGDSYTRWHDTIERTIRQGQQQGVFTEGDADELAVRLTALIDGLGIGVLTGRPERSVQRMRQVLHDFIGRDIVGEGMAGTATQAPDDHWS comes from the coding sequence ATGACCTCCGAATCCGCACCCGCCGGCCACAACGCCGACTCCGGTCCCGCCGCGCTGCGCGCGAGGGTCCGCGAGGTCGTGGCGGGATATCCGCACAGCCACCGGGCGTTCGCCGACCGAATCGGTCTAGACGCCACCAAGCTCTCCAAGTCGCTCACCGGAGTCCGGCGCTTCACCCCGGTCGAGCTGACGCGCATCGCGGAGATCGGCCAGGTGACGGTGAACTGGTTGATCAACGGCAGGGACGACGCGGAGACGGTCGCCGCCGCACCGCGCCGCGCGGCCCGCCCGCCGGAACGCACCGGTGGGGACCGCTACCAGCAGATCCTCGACGCGGCCTGGGAACTCATCGCCGAACGCGGGTTCCACGCCGTCCGGGTCGCCGACATCGCCGAGGCCTGCGGGGTGAGCGCGGCCGCGATCCACTACCACTTCCCCGGCCGCGACGACCTGCTCACCGAAGCACTGCGGCACTCGGTCCGGCAGGCCTTCGACCGGCAGGTCGCCGAACTGCACAGCATCGACGACGCCCATCAGCGGCTGCTGCGGCTCGTCGAGCTGCAACTGCCGGAATCACCGGGGCTGCGCCGCGAGTGGTCCATCTGGCTGCAGGTGTGGAACGAGAGCGCGCTGCGCCCCGAGCTGCGCGGACTGCACGGCGATTCCTACACCCGCTGGCACGACACGATCGAGCGGACGATCCGCCAGGGCCAGCAGCAGGGCGTGTTCACCGAGGGTGACGCGGACGAGCTCGCGGTGCGGTTGACGGCGCTGATCGACGGACTCGGCATCGGCGTGCTCACCGGCCGCCCGGAACGATCGGTTCAGCGGATGCGCCAGGTCCTGCACGACTTCATCGGCCGCGACATCGTCGGTGAGGGCATGGCGGGCACCGCAACGCAGGCACCTGACGATCACTGGTCGTGA
- a CDS encoding enoyl-CoA hydratase-related protein, with amino-acid sequence MPEDDEILVEHRDAVLLLTFHRPERLNAWTPSMRRRYFDLLEKADGDPSVRAVVVTGAGRGFCAGTDLSALDSAPEHDGDDRAVSLSIRIRKPIIAAINGPVAGIGLVAALFADVRFAAEDAKFTTAFSRRGLVAEHGISWLLPKLVGAGTALDLMLSARTLLGSEAHALGLVDRVLPAGEVLTAALEYAHSLATECSPASMAEIKEQIYAGLDSGLETASADANNRMIAAFDRPDVREGVRSFHERRRPDFPPLGS; translated from the coding sequence GTGCCGGAGGACGATGAGATCCTGGTCGAGCACCGCGACGCGGTCCTGCTGCTGACGTTCCACCGCCCGGAGCGGCTCAACGCGTGGACTCCGAGCATGCGGCGGCGCTACTTCGACCTGCTGGAGAAGGCCGATGGCGATCCGTCGGTGCGGGCGGTGGTGGTCACCGGTGCCGGCCGCGGATTCTGCGCCGGAACGGACCTCTCCGCGCTGGACTCGGCACCCGAGCACGACGGCGACGACCGGGCGGTCTCGCTGTCGATCCGGATCCGAAAACCGATCATCGCCGCGATCAACGGCCCCGTGGCCGGAATCGGCTTGGTCGCCGCCTTGTTCGCCGACGTGCGCTTCGCCGCCGAGGACGCCAAGTTCACCACCGCGTTCAGCCGTCGCGGACTCGTCGCCGAGCACGGCATCTCCTGGCTGCTGCCCAAGCTCGTCGGTGCGGGCACCGCGCTGGACCTGATGCTCTCCGCCCGCACCCTGCTCGGCAGCGAGGCGCACGCGCTGGGCCTGGTCGACCGGGTGCTGCCCGCGGGCGAGGTGCTGACCGCCGCGCTGGAGTACGCGCACTCGCTGGCCACCGAGTGCTCCCCCGCTTCGATGGCCGAGATCAAGGAGCAGATCTACGCGGGCCTGGACAGCGGGCTGGAGACGGCGAGCGCCGACGCGAACAACCGCATGATCGCCGCGTTCGACCGCCCCGACGTCCGCGAGGGCGTGCGCAGCTTCCACGAGCGCCGCCGACCGGACTTCCCGCCGCTCGGGAGCTGA
- a CDS encoding NAD(P)-dependent oxidoreductase, whose amino-acid sequence MPLRVFVAGATGVVGRTLLPRLRQRGHHVTALLRTAGRAQGLPGADEVVVGDVLDLPRLRQVVRHAEPDVVVAQVSGFRGPDYDDALARTARLWEDGTRNLVAAAAEAGVRRVVAQSMVAAYCPNGHDVLDEDSPLWIDAPGRWGEAVRAVAGMESAVVDRSDLEGVVLRYGSLYGPNTWYAPGGLVHEQVRGSALPLVTDGVGLTSFTHVEDAASAVVEVLTAGETGTYNVVDNEPAECAEWLPAYARMIGGPAPLSLTLDQARAQLDWLTVHRLTEQRGATNFRLRETLGWRPGWPSWREGFATMFGLWPG is encoded by the coding sequence GTGCCCCTTCGTGTGTTCGTCGCCGGTGCCACCGGCGTGGTCGGGAGGACCTTGCTGCCCAGACTGCGGCAGCGAGGTCATCACGTGACGGCGCTGCTGCGCACCGCGGGGCGCGCGCAGGGCCTGCCCGGTGCCGATGAGGTCGTGGTGGGCGACGTGCTCGACCTGCCGCGGCTGCGCCAGGTGGTGCGCCACGCCGAGCCGGACGTGGTCGTGGCCCAGGTCTCCGGGTTCCGGGGGCCGGACTACGACGACGCGCTCGCCCGCACGGCGCGGCTGTGGGAGGACGGCACCCGCAACCTCGTGGCGGCCGCCGCGGAGGCGGGCGTGCGCCGGGTGGTGGCGCAGAGCATGGTCGCCGCGTACTGCCCGAACGGTCACGACGTGCTGGACGAGGACTCGCCGCTGTGGATCGACGCGCCGGGCCGGTGGGGCGAGGCGGTGCGCGCGGTCGCCGGTATGGAGAGCGCGGTCGTGGACCGGTCCGACCTGGAGGGCGTGGTGCTGCGCTACGGGTCGCTGTACGGCCCGAACACCTGGTACGCGCCCGGCGGGCTGGTGCACGAGCAGGTCCGCGGCAGTGCGCTGCCGCTGGTCACCGACGGCGTGGGGCTGACCTCGTTCACGCACGTGGAGGACGCGGCCAGCGCGGTCGTCGAAGTCCTCACCGCCGGCGAGACGGGCACCTACAACGTGGTGGACAACGAACCGGCGGAATGCGCGGAGTGGTTACCGGCCTACGCCCGGATGATCGGCGGTCCGGCGCCGTTGTCGTTGACCCTGGACCAGGCCAGGGCCCAGCTGGATTGGCTCACCGTGCACCGGCTCACCGAGCAGCGGGGCGCGACGAATTTCCGCCTTCGCGAGACGTTGGGCTGGCGTCCGGGGTGGCCGAGTTGGCGCGAGGGATTCGCGACGATGTTCGGCCTGTGGCCGGGCTGA
- a CDS encoding cold-shock protein — MATGTVKWFNAEKGFGFITPDGGGSDVFAHYSAIDATGFRTLDENQRVEFEIAQGPKGPQASQIRGI; from the coding sequence ATGGCTACCGGTACCGTTAAGTGGTTCAACGCTGAAAAGGGCTTCGGGTTCATCACCCCCGATGGGGGCGGTTCCGATGTGTTCGCCCACTACAGTGCGATTGACGCCACCGGGTTCCGCACGCTGGACGAGAACCAGCGGGTGGAGTTCGAGATCGCCCAGGGCCCGAAGGGTCCGCAGGCTTCTCAGATTCGCGGCATCTGA
- a CDS encoding Glu/Leu/Phe/Val dehydrogenase dimerization domain-containing protein: protein MHCTWEEVRPVALVDCDPLMRVTWTDPVTGKHGYLVVHTLVSGLATGGTRMRAGCTMSEVEDLARGMARKTAVFDLPVGGAKGGIDCDPKDPQAHGVLRRFVEAMRPWIDAHWVTAEDLGVPQHLIDEVFAEAGLEQSYHAAIRRAPDVEHTLRRVRAGLNAPVPGGLLLGDVVGGYGVAQCCLGVVHARGWGHDSTTVAVQGVGTMGGGAAWYLHEAGLKVVAVADAAGSLYHPDGLDIPALLDARDRFGEIDRDQVPADVQRLPRDAVLAVDVDVLIPAAVSYAITPERVPQVAAKVIIEAANTPITPEAEQLLAERGIPVIPDFVANSGAVAWAWWLLLGRVDADPVLSFSVLREEMLAKIPPLIAAWDAEGTTPRVAALRLADWQTEQNKVAEAEGRLLVSIP from the coding sequence ATGCACTGCACTTGGGAGGAGGTTCGGCCGGTGGCACTTGTCGACTGTGACCCGCTGATGAGGGTGACCTGGACAGACCCGGTGACGGGAAAGCACGGATACCTCGTCGTGCACACTCTGGTGTCCGGCCTGGCGACCGGCGGAACCCGGATGCGCGCCGGATGCACGATGTCGGAAGTGGAGGACTTGGCGCGGGGCATGGCCCGCAAGACCGCTGTGTTCGACCTGCCGGTCGGTGGCGCCAAGGGCGGCATCGACTGCGACCCCAAGGACCCCCAGGCGCACGGCGTGCTGCGCCGGTTCGTCGAGGCCATGCGCCCGTGGATCGACGCGCACTGGGTCACGGCCGAAGACCTGGGCGTGCCGCAGCACCTGATCGACGAGGTCTTCGCCGAGGCCGGGCTGGAGCAGTCGTACCACGCCGCGATCCGGCGGGCGCCGGACGTCGAGCACACGTTGCGCCGGGTTCGCGCCGGGCTCAACGCCCCGGTTCCCGGCGGCTTGCTGCTCGGTGATGTCGTCGGCGGCTACGGCGTGGCGCAGTGCTGCCTCGGCGTGGTGCACGCCCGCGGCTGGGGCCACGACAGCACGACCGTCGCGGTGCAGGGCGTGGGCACCATGGGCGGTGGCGCGGCTTGGTACCTGCACGAGGCCGGGCTGAAGGTCGTCGCCGTGGCGGACGCGGCCGGCTCGCTGTACCACCCGGACGGGCTCGACATCCCGGCGCTGCTGGACGCCAGGGACCGGTTCGGGGAGATCGACCGCGATCAGGTTCCGGCCGACGTGCAGCGGTTGCCCAGGGACGCGGTGCTCGCGGTCGACGTCGACGTGCTGATCCCGGCGGCGGTGTCCTACGCGATCACCCCGGAGCGGGTGCCGCAGGTGGCCGCCAAGGTGATCATCGAGGCGGCGAACACGCCGATCACCCCGGAGGCCGAGCAGCTGCTGGCGGAGCGGGGCATCCCGGTGATCCCCGACTTCGTGGCCAACTCCGGTGCCGTCGCGTGGGCGTGGTGGCTGCTGCTGGGCCGGGTGGACGCCGACCCCGTGCTCTCGTTCAGCGTGCTCCGCGAGGAGATGCTGGCGAAGATCCCGCCGCTGATCGCGGCCTGGGACGCGGAGGGCACCACTCCGCGGGTCGCCGCGCTGCGGCTCGCGGACTGGCAGACCGAGCAGAACAAGGTGGCCGAGGCGGAAGGGCGGTTGCTGGTCAGCATTCCGTAG
- a CDS encoding amidohydrolase, whose translation MDAAGSRTDAVAVRDGRIAALGTAAVRALITERTEVVALRGRLLLPGFQDAHAHPVFGGLLRLRCDLMEAADAADCLRSIAGHDSGGRWVLGGGWDSAHFPGGAPTAAALDEVTGSRPAYLINRDHHSAWVNTAALRLAGVDATTPDPPDGWIERDARGRPAGTLHEGAADLVARALPAPDPAEYRAALLEGQRLLHAHGVTGWQDAIVGAYLGHSDVLDTYRALDEQGLLTGRVQGALWWDRRRGPEQLPELVERRARARGARFRADHVKLMIDGVCENRTASMVRPYLGERRSGLSHLSADALREVVGLLSAEGFAVHFHAVGDRAVRDALDAVAAAPGSGLRHQIAHVQVIRTEDLPRFRELGVTANVQEAWAINDAAMTELTIPRLGAERAARQYPFRSLLDSGAPLAAGSDWPVSDVAPLSAVHAAVTRCEPGGTDPFLPEQALELGTALAVHTLGSARANGFAAETGSLEVGKAADLAVLDRDPFSAPSAEIGRARVDLTIVDGAVVHRR comes from the coding sequence ATGGACGCCGCCGGTTCGCGCACGGACGCGGTGGCGGTGCGCGACGGCCGCATCGCCGCGCTGGGGACGGCGGCGGTGCGTGCGCTGATCACCGAGCGGACCGAGGTCGTCGCGCTGCGGGGGCGGTTGCTGCTGCCCGGTTTCCAGGACGCGCACGCGCACCCGGTGTTCGGCGGGTTGCTCCGGTTGCGGTGCGACCTCATGGAGGCGGCGGACGCCGCGGACTGCCTCCGGTCGATCGCCGGGCACGATTCCGGCGGCCGGTGGGTCCTGGGCGGTGGCTGGGACTCGGCGCACTTCCCCGGCGGCGCGCCGACCGCCGCCGCGCTCGACGAGGTCACGGGGTCCCGTCCGGCGTACCTGATCAACCGCGATCATCACAGCGCGTGGGTGAACACCGCAGCTTTGCGGCTCGCGGGAGTGGACGCGACGACCCCTGATCCACCGGACGGGTGGATCGAACGGGACGCCCGCGGCCGTCCCGCCGGGACCTTGCACGAGGGCGCCGCCGACCTCGTCGCCCGCGCGCTGCCCGCCCCGGATCCCGCCGAGTACCGGGCGGCGCTGCTGGAGGGGCAGCGGCTGCTGCACGCCCACGGCGTCACCGGGTGGCAGGACGCGATCGTCGGCGCCTACCTCGGGCACTCCGACGTCCTGGACACCTACCGCGCGCTCGACGAGCAGGGGCTGCTGACCGGCCGGGTGCAGGGCGCGCTCTGGTGGGATCGGCGTCGAGGTCCGGAGCAGCTGCCGGAGCTCGTCGAACGCCGGGCGCGGGCTCGCGGAGCGCGGTTCCGCGCGGACCACGTGAAGCTCATGATCGACGGTGTCTGCGAGAACCGGACGGCGTCGATGGTGCGGCCCTACCTCGGCGAGCGCCGCAGCGGTCTCTCGCACCTGTCGGCCGACGCGCTCCGCGAGGTGGTCGGCCTGCTCAGCGCCGAGGGGTTCGCGGTGCACTTCCACGCCGTGGGGGACCGCGCGGTGCGCGACGCGCTGGACGCGGTGGCCGCCGCGCCGGGCTCCGGCCTGCGCCACCAGATCGCGCACGTCCAGGTCATCCGGACCGAGGACCTCCCGCGCTTCCGGGAGCTCGGGGTCACGGCGAACGTCCAGGAGGCCTGGGCGATCAACGACGCGGCCATGACCGAGCTGACGATTCCCCGTCTGGGCGCCGAACGCGCCGCGCGGCAGTACCCTTTCCGGTCGTTGCTCGACTCGGGGGCGCCGCTGGCCGCGGGCAGCGACTGGCCGGTCTCCGACGTGGCGCCGCTGAGCGCGGTGCACGCCGCGGTCACCCGCTGCGAGCCGGGCGGGACGGACCCGTTCCTGCCGGAGCAGGCGCTCGAGCTCGGCACGGCGCTCGCGGTGCACACCCTGGGCAGCGCTCGGGCGAACGGGTTCGCCGCGGAGACGGGGTCGCTGGAAGTGGGCAAGGCGGCCGATCTCGCGGTGCTCGATCGCGACCCGTTCTCCGCGCCCAGCGCGGAAATCGGGCGCGCCCGGGTCGATCTGACCATCGTGGACGGAGCCGTCGTGCACCGGCGCTGA
- a CDS encoding serine hydrolase: MGFAERLEASLAEARRDFPGRIGFAAWDLDERVPVLVEAEREVHPASTIKVLVMIAALREVHAGRFALDTEVPLPEQRAGGFGVLRELRGVHRLTLADLITLMIVVSDNAATNAVIDTVGFPAIASCAEDLGCLATRVERRLMDVDAPGRNTTCALDQARILDRLATGRALPVALTVHALDVLSRQQIRDRLPAALPVEARCWNKTGEIQGSRHDVALIGDDRPRAVVAVLVDELTDEPSRRGAGRSPVYDRIADLGLRVFRALG; the protein is encoded by the coding sequence ATGGGCTTCGCGGAGCGGTTGGAGGCGTCCCTGGCGGAGGCCCGGCGGGATTTCCCGGGCCGGATCGGGTTCGCCGCGTGGGACTTGGACGAGCGCGTTCCCGTGCTGGTGGAGGCGGAGCGCGAAGTGCATCCGGCGAGCACCATCAAGGTGCTCGTCATGATCGCCGCTTTGCGGGAGGTCCACGCAGGACGGTTCGCCTTGGACACCGAAGTGCCCCTCCCGGAGCAGCGGGCGGGCGGTTTCGGGGTGCTGCGGGAGTTGCGCGGCGTGCACCGGCTCACGCTCGCCGACCTGATCACGCTCATGATCGTCGTCAGCGACAACGCGGCGACGAACGCGGTGATCGACACCGTCGGGTTCCCGGCGATCGCGAGCTGCGCCGAGGATCTCGGCTGCCTCGCCACCCGGGTCGAACGGCGCTTGATGGACGTCGACGCGCCGGGACGCAACACCACCTGCGCGCTGGACCAGGCGCGGATCCTGGACCGGCTCGCGACCGGCCGGGCGCTGCCGGTGGCGCTCACCGTGCACGCGTTGGACGTGCTGTCCCGCCAGCAGATCCGGGACCGGCTGCCCGCCGCGCTGCCGGTGGAGGCGCGGTGCTGGAACAAGACGGGCGAGATCCAGGGATCCCGCCACGACGTGGCGTTGATCGGGGACGACCGGCCGCGCGCGGTGGTCGCGGTGCTGGTGGACGAGCTCACCGACGAACCGTCCCGCCGCGGCGCCGGGCGCAGTCCGGTGTACGACCGGATCGCGGACCTGGGGCTGCGGGTGTTCCGCGCGCTCGGCTGA
- a CDS encoding ornithine cyclodeaminase family protein: protein MTDMMWTDADVTAALDLDTAIRSQRTAFAALGDGRARLAQKVSVPSGTGTALGYLGTISPEHGAVSKLVAAHPGNAERGLPVISATVLVLDAADGRVRAVMAATALTELRTAAGSAVAVDVLAPESADELAVLGSGVQARAHVRAITRVRALRTVRIHGRDRRRREALASELAAELDLDVRAADTAQQAVRGASLVAACTLSTEPVITADEVEPGATVVSVGSFEPHRREVDDELVRRADLVVVDDVDTAAHHAGPIVRALERGDRTRERLHSLGEVLTGRAPGRTDPGQLVFYNSVGIGVQDAAAAHAALGTL from the coding sequence ATGACGGACATGATGTGGACCGACGCGGACGTGACCGCGGCGCTGGACCTCGACACGGCGATCCGCTCGCAGCGCACGGCCTTCGCGGCGCTGGGCGACGGTCGCGCGCGGCTGGCCCAGAAGGTCTCGGTCCCCAGCGGCACCGGTACCGCGCTGGGCTACCTCGGCACGATCTCCCCGGAGCACGGCGCGGTGAGCAAGCTCGTCGCCGCGCACCCCGGCAACGCCGAGCGTGGACTGCCCGTGATCTCGGCGACCGTGCTGGTGCTCGACGCCGCCGACGGCCGCGTCCGGGCCGTCATGGCCGCGACCGCGCTGACCGAGCTGCGCACCGCCGCGGGCAGCGCCGTCGCCGTCGACGTGCTGGCGCCGGAATCGGCCGACGAACTGGCGGTGCTCGGCTCCGGGGTGCAGGCCCGCGCGCACGTGCGCGCGATCACCCGGGTGCGCGCGCTGCGGACGGTGCGGATCCACGGCCGCGACCGGCGGCGCCGGGAGGCACTCGCGAGCGAACTCGCCGCCGAACTGGACCTGGACGTGCGCGCCGCGGACACCGCGCAGCAGGCGGTGCGCGGCGCTTCGCTCGTCGCCGCGTGCACGCTCAGCACCGAGCCGGTGATCACCGCCGACGAGGTCGAACCCGGTGCCACGGTGGTGTCGGTGGGCAGCTTCGAACCGCACCGGCGGGAGGTGGACGACGAGCTCGTGCGGCGCGCCGACCTGGTCGTCGTCGACGACGTGGACACCGCCGCGCACCACGCCGGACCGATCGTGCGCGCGCTGGAACGCGGTGACCGCACCCGCGAGCGGCTGCACTCGCTGGGGGAGGTGCTGACCGGGCGTGCACCGGGCAGGACCGATCCGGGGCAGCTGGTGTTCTACAACAGCGTCGGAATCGGCGTCCAGGACGCCGCCGCGGCGCACGCCGCGCTCGGAACGCTGTGA
- a CDS encoding aldehyde dehydrogenase family protein, translated as MSTTVSSVIGAAPREAAPGAGAPGSGSAEYSSRNPARLDDVVARVELSGPEDVHAAAAAARAAQREWAQVPAPVRGRVVAELGRLVEANKESLARLVTREIGKPYAEALGEVQEIVDTCDFFLGEGRRLYGQTVPSEMPDKQLFTFRVPVGVAMVITAGNFPVAVPSWYLVPALLCGNAVVWKPAEYAAAAARAVAELAWRAGVPQGVLNLVYADGEATFAGLESALRDGLVDKVGFTGSSAVGSRVGELCGKYTQSPCLELGGKNPMVVAADADLDLAVEGALFSGWGTAGQRCTSLGNLIVHRDVHDEFVGRLDQALRAAVIGDPAGDVLYGPLLDQKFADGFESVLSTIADHHKVLGSSAVGRIGATAPRAGFQGDPEAGLFYHPVLLDGLRPDDHVFTQETFGPIVGVSTFDDLDEAIELGNAPGYGLSAAVYTSDPATAFRFRQGTGAGMVSVNNSTSGAEAHLPFGGNGRSGNGSRQSGIWVLDQFTRWQSLNWDFSGKLQKAQMDVATVEPDRGYRLPPELGGTS; from the coding sequence GTGTCGACGACGGTGAGTTCGGTGATCGGAGCAGCCCCGCGCGAGGCGGCCCCCGGAGCCGGAGCCCCCGGGTCAGGATCGGCGGAGTACTCGTCCCGCAACCCCGCCCGGCTGGACGACGTGGTGGCGCGGGTCGAGTTGAGCGGCCCGGAGGACGTGCACGCGGCGGCCGCTGCCGCCCGCGCCGCGCAGCGCGAGTGGGCGCAGGTGCCCGCTCCGGTGCGCGGTCGTGTCGTGGCCGAGCTCGGCAGACTGGTCGAGGCGAACAAGGAATCGCTGGCCCGGCTGGTGACCCGCGAGATCGGCAAGCCCTACGCCGAGGCGCTCGGCGAGGTCCAGGAGATCGTCGACACCTGCGACTTCTTCCTGGGCGAGGGGCGCAGGCTCTACGGCCAGACGGTCCCGTCGGAGATGCCGGACAAGCAGCTGTTCACCTTCCGCGTTCCGGTGGGCGTCGCGATGGTGATCACGGCGGGCAACTTCCCGGTGGCGGTGCCGTCCTGGTACCTGGTTCCGGCGCTGCTGTGCGGCAACGCGGTGGTGTGGAAGCCTGCCGAGTACGCGGCGGCGGCCGCGCGGGCGGTCGCCGAACTGGCTTGGCGCGCGGGAGTTCCGCAGGGCGTGCTGAACCTGGTCTACGCCGACGGGGAGGCCACCTTCGCGGGCTTGGAGTCCGCGTTGCGGGACGGCCTCGTCGACAAGGTCGGCTTCACCGGTTCCAGCGCGGTGGGCTCCCGGGTCGGTGAGCTGTGCGGCAAGTACACGCAGAGCCCGTGCCTCGAACTCGGCGGGAAGAACCCGATGGTGGTGGCCGCGGACGCGGACCTCGACCTCGCCGTCGAGGGCGCGCTGTTCTCCGGGTGGGGCACCGCCGGGCAGCGCTGCACCTCGCTGGGCAACCTGATCGTGCACCGCGACGTGCACGACGAGTTCGTCGGCCGGTTGGACCAGGCGCTGCGGGCCGCGGTGATCGGCGACCCGGCCGGGGACGTGCTGTACGGACCGCTGCTGGACCAGAAGTTCGCCGACGGCTTCGAATCGGTGCTCAGCACCATCGCCGATCACCACAAGGTGCTCGGGTCCTCCGCGGTCGGCCGCATCGGTGCCACCGCCCCGCGCGCCGGGTTCCAGGGCGATCCGGAAGCGGGCTTGTTCTACCACCCGGTGCTGCTGGACGGACTGCGCCCGGACGACCACGTGTTCACTCAGGAGACCTTCGGCCCGATCGTCGGGGTGAGCACCTTCGACGACCTCGACGAAGCGATCGAACTGGGCAACGCGCCCGGCTACGGGCTCTCCGCGGCCGTCTACACCTCCGACCCGGCCACCGCTTTCCGGTTCCGCCAGGGCACCGGGGCGGGGATGGTCAGCGTGAACAACTCGACCTCCGGGGCCGAGGCGCACCTCCCCTTCGGCGGGAACGGCCGCTCCGGCAACGGCAGCCGCCAGTCGGGCATCTGGGTACTCGACCAGTTCACCCGATGGCAGTCGCTGAACTGGGACTTCTCCGGGAAGTTGCAGAAGGCGCAGATGGACGTCGCCACCGTCGAACCGGACCGGGGATACCGGCTGCCGCCCGAACTGGGCGGCACCTCGTGA
- a CDS encoding FAD-binding oxidoreductase encodes MTLPVRAEVVVIGGGAMGTSIAFHLAEAGTQVLLLERDELGSGSTGKAAGGVRAQFSDPVNIALGARSLRAFERFAERPGGEIDLRRHGYLFLLSDPADVAEFENSVRLQNELGVPSRMLTAREAGELAPLVSVDGVLAGAFSPTDGHCTPDAVVQGYAAGVRRFGGDVRRHCAVEGIEVSGGRITGVRTDAGAVATSTVICAAGAWSAEVGAMAGVELPVRRLRRQILVTEPVPSLPDRLPFTIDFSTGFYFHDEGPGLLMGMPDPVESTESRTDDRWLDVLADTVARRAPALSAIGAAHRWAGLYELSPDHNALIGASSEVDGFRYATGFSGHGFLQSPAVGEVVRDLVLGRPPEVDVGGLSVDRFARAAHRPERNLV; translated from the coding sequence GTGACCCTGCCGGTCCGGGCCGAGGTCGTCGTGATCGGCGGCGGGGCGATGGGCACGTCCATCGCCTTCCACCTCGCCGAGGCGGGAACGCAGGTGCTCCTGCTGGAACGCGACGAGCTCGGGTCGGGCAGCACCGGCAAGGCCGCGGGCGGGGTGCGGGCGCAGTTCTCCGATCCGGTCAACATCGCGCTGGGCGCCCGCAGCCTCCGCGCCTTCGAGCGGTTCGCGGAGCGGCCGGGCGGGGAGATCGACCTGCGCAGGCACGGCTACCTGTTCCTGCTCTCGGACCCGGCGGACGTGGCGGAGTTCGAGAACTCCGTGCGGTTGCAGAACGAACTCGGCGTGCCGAGCCGGATGCTCACCGCGCGGGAAGCGGGCGAACTCGCCCCGCTGGTGTCGGTCGACGGCGTCCTAGCCGGTGCCTTCTCCCCCACCGACGGGCACTGCACGCCCGACGCGGTCGTGCAGGGCTACGCCGCCGGTGTCCGGCGGTTCGGCGGTGACGTCCGCCGGCACTGCGCGGTCGAGGGCATCGAGGTGTCCGGCGGCAGGATCACCGGCGTGCGCACCGATGCCGGCGCAGTGGCCACGTCCACCGTGATCTGCGCGGCGGGCGCCTGGTCGGCCGAGGTGGGCGCGATGGCCGGGGTGGAGTTACCGGTGCGGCGCTTGCGGCGGCAGATCCTGGTCACCGAGCCGGTCCCCAGCCTGCCTGATCGACTGCCGTTCACGATCGACTTCAGCACCGGGTTCTACTTCCACGACGAAGGGCCCGGCCTGCTGATGGGCATGCCGGATCCGGTCGAGAGCACCGAATCGCGCACCGACGACCGGTGGCTCGACGTTCTCGCCGACACCGTGGCTCGGCGAGCGCCCGCGTTGTCCGCGATCGGTGCGGCGCACCGCTGGGCGGGGTTGTACGAGCTGAGCCCGGACCACAACGCGCTGATCGGCGCTTCGTCCGAAGTGGACGGATTCCGCTATGCGACGGGCTTCTCCGGGCACGGCTTCCTGCAGAGCCCGGCGGTGGGCGAGGTGGTCCGCGACCTCGTCCTCGGCCGACCACCCGAGGTGGACGTCGGGGGCTTGAGCGTCGACCGCTTCGCCCGCGCCGCCCACCGACCGGAGCGCAACCTCGTCTGA